In one window of Microbacterium dextranolyticum DNA:
- the secD gene encoding protein translocase subunit SecD, which translates to MASPTPARRAWRALTGLLAVVALLFGINALGVYVFKNGSGEPASSWLPALALDLEGGTQIILEAKTPDGSAPSSEQMTQAASIIRQRVDASGVGETDITTQAGNQIVVQIPGQADNETRDRITASAQMQLRAVLYTTAASTSFVGEDGNQTPYPTPDPGLPSTPTAAPTDGSDMNWVTPALQAKFLAYDCSSEANDPANEPKDQPLIACSPTGTEKYLLGPVELDGSSISDATAGMNTQNGQWVVNVVFNADGTQKFGAVSQRLYAFTQAGKTPQNQFAFVLDGKVISAPSMNGVILDGKPQISGSFTQESSKTLADQLKYGALPLSFEVQSSNSISATLGSQQLQIGLIAGLIGLALVALYSLIVYRALGSVIIASLMVMGVLTYLALCILAWRMGFRLSLAGVAGLIVTIGFTADSFIVYFERIRDELRDGKSITAAVEDGWGRAKRTIYISKSINILAAVVLYILADATVKGFAFTLGLTTLIDILIFILFTHPVLQLLARTRFFGGGHPLSGLDPEALGAVYRGRAQFRSPVTEGAKGSAARRAGRSRGEAERRQTIAERKQAELTAHSRSRSEGDD; encoded by the coding sequence GTGGCCTCTCCTACCCCTGCGCGCCGAGCCTGGCGTGCACTGACCGGGCTGCTCGCCGTCGTCGCGCTGCTCTTCGGCATCAACGCCCTCGGCGTCTACGTGTTCAAGAACGGCAGCGGCGAGCCGGCGAGTTCCTGGCTCCCGGCGCTCGCCCTCGACCTCGAAGGCGGCACGCAGATCATCCTCGAGGCGAAGACGCCCGACGGATCTGCCCCCTCCAGCGAGCAGATGACGCAGGCGGCATCCATCATCCGCCAGCGCGTCGATGCGTCGGGCGTGGGTGAGACCGACATCACGACGCAGGCCGGCAACCAGATCGTGGTGCAGATTCCCGGTCAGGCCGACAACGAGACTCGCGATCGGATCACCGCGTCGGCTCAGATGCAGCTGCGAGCGGTGCTCTACACGACCGCCGCCAGCACGTCGTTCGTCGGCGAAGACGGCAACCAGACGCCGTACCCGACTCCTGACCCGGGTCTTCCCTCGACGCCGACGGCGGCGCCGACCGACGGCAGCGACATGAACTGGGTGACCCCGGCTCTGCAGGCCAAGTTCCTCGCCTACGACTGCTCCAGCGAGGCCAATGACCCCGCGAACGAGCCGAAGGACCAGCCGCTCATCGCGTGCAGCCCGACCGGCACCGAGAAGTACCTCCTCGGCCCCGTCGAACTCGACGGCTCGTCGATCTCTGATGCGACGGCCGGCATGAACACGCAGAACGGCCAGTGGGTCGTCAACGTCGTCTTCAACGCCGACGGCACGCAGAAGTTCGGCGCGGTCAGCCAGCGCCTCTACGCCTTCACGCAGGCCGGCAAGACCCCCCAGAACCAGTTCGCCTTCGTCCTCGACGGCAAGGTCATCTCCGCGCCCTCGATGAACGGCGTCATCCTCGACGGCAAGCCGCAGATCAGCGGCTCGTTCACGCAGGAGTCGTCCAAAACTCTGGCGGACCAGCTCAAGTACGGCGCGCTGCCGCTGAGCTTCGAGGTGCAGTCCTCGAACTCGATCTCGGCGACGCTGGGATCGCAGCAGCTGCAGATCGGCCTCATCGCCGGCCTCATCGGCCTCGCCCTCGTCGCGCTGTACTCGCTCATCGTTTATCGCGCCCTGGGCTCGGTGATCATCGCCTCGCTGATGGTGATGGGCGTGCTCACGTATCTCGCCCTGTGCATCCTCGCCTGGCGGATGGGCTTCCGTCTGTCGCTCGCCGGTGTCGCCGGTCTGATCGTGACGATCGGTTTCACGGCCGACTCGTTCATCGTCTACTTCGAGCGCATCCGAGACGAGTTGCGCGACGGCAAGTCGATCACCGCCGCCGTCGAAGACGGCTGGGGTCGCGCGAAGCGCACGATCTACATCTCCAAGTCGATCAACATCCTGGCTGCCGTCGTGCTCTACATCCTTGCGGATGCCACGGTGAAAGGCTTCGCGTTCACCCTCGGACTCACGACGCTTATCGACATCCTGATCTTCATCCTCTTCACCCATCCGGTGCTGCAGCTCCTTGCACGCACTCGCTTCTTCGGCGGCGGGCATCCGCTGTCGGGTCTCGACCCCGAGGCGCTCGGTGCGGTCTACCGAGGCCGCGCGCAGTTCCGCTCGCCCGTCACCGAGGGTGCCAAGGGCTCCGCGGCACGGCG
- the ruvA gene encoding Holliday junction branch migration protein RuvA gives MISSLRGRVLHVDAESVILEVGGVGFAVAVTAQVARSLHLGDETMLHTNLIVREDALSLYGFAERDELETFALLLSVSGVGPKSALGVMSSLTVAQIADAVSAEDDAPFRRVSGIGPKTAKLIVVQLAGKLTAPAAHRASTPGAASAPIAAQVVAALIALGWNERVSAETVRDVSEDATAADLSSVPALLKLALAHLGPSRTEQARG, from the coding sequence ATGATCTCCTCACTGCGCGGTCGTGTGCTGCACGTGGATGCCGAGTCGGTGATCCTCGAGGTGGGCGGCGTCGGGTTCGCCGTCGCGGTGACCGCGCAGGTCGCTCGCTCGCTCCACCTCGGCGACGAGACGATGCTGCACACGAACCTCATCGTGCGCGAGGACGCCCTCTCGCTCTACGGCTTCGCCGAGCGCGACGAGCTCGAAACCTTCGCCCTGCTGCTCAGCGTGTCGGGCGTGGGGCCAAAGTCGGCCCTCGGGGTGATGTCATCGCTGACCGTGGCGCAGATCGCCGACGCGGTGTCCGCCGAAGACGACGCACCCTTCCGTCGCGTCTCCGGTATCGGGCCGAAGACGGCGAAGCTCATCGTCGTACAACTGGCCGGCAAGCTCACCGCGCCTGCGGCGCACCGGGCGAGCACGCCGGGTGCGGCATCGGCGCCGATCGCAGCCCAAGTCGTCGCGGCGCTGATCGCTCTGGGCTGGAATGAGCGGGTGAGCGCAGAGACCGTGCGCGACGTGTCAGAGGATGCCACGGCCGCCGACCTCTCCTCGGTGCCGGCGCTCCTGAAGCTCGCCCTGGCGCACCTCGGTCCGAGCCGGACGGAGCAAGCGCGTGGCTGA
- a CDS encoding preprotein translocase subunit YajC, which yields MDILLLVAMAGLLVFMFWSSRRRAAKMKSEQEAKARAMVPGVKVLLQGGLYGVLVEYDGEDLSKSARVALAPGVEVEVHSQAILRVVDEEEGTVTEDEFIEAEADQAEYVADVADGEITSVSEDQARDRAAASDAKPEDKPLA from the coding sequence ATGGACATCCTCCTGCTCGTCGCGATGGCGGGTCTGCTCGTCTTCATGTTCTGGAGCTCGCGTCGCCGGGCCGCCAAGATGAAGTCGGAGCAGGAGGCGAAGGCGCGGGCGATGGTTCCCGGCGTCAAGGTGCTTCTTCAGGGCGGGCTGTACGGCGTGCTGGTGGAGTACGACGGTGAGGACCTCTCCAAGTCCGCGCGCGTCGCACTGGCGCCGGGTGTCGAGGTCGAGGTGCACAGCCAGGCCATTCTCCGCGTCGTCGACGAAGAAGAGGGTACGGTCACCGAGGACGAGTTCATCGAAGCCGAGGCCGACCAGGCGGAGTACGTCGCCGATGTCGCCGACGGCGAGATCACCTCGGTGAGCGAGGACCAGGCACGCGATCGCGCCGCCGCCTCCGACGCCAAGCCTGAAGACAAGCCCCTGGCCTGA
- the ruvB gene encoding Holliday junction branch migration DNA helicase RuvB gives MADDSARDPREAQDETELAVEGALRPVSLAEFVGQQKVRGQLQLLLDAARIQQRPADHILLSGPPGLGKTTLAMIVAHESGRPLRLSSGPAIQHAGDLAALLSSLVPGEVLFIDEIHRMARSAEEMLYLAMEDFRIDIMVGKGAGATSIPLDLAPFTLVGATTRSGLLPNPLRDRFGFTAHLEYYEPDELERVIARSATVLGVDVPPVARDEIARRSRGTPRIANRLLRRVRDYVIVHGASDAAATEGDVSAALELYDVDAIGLDRLDRAVLDAVVRRFRGGPVGLSTLAVTVGEEAETIESVVEPYLVRIGFLGRTPRGRVATPEAYAHLRVRPPSEALRLDVL, from the coding sequence GTGGCTGACGATTCCGCACGCGATCCGCGCGAAGCGCAGGACGAGACCGAGCTGGCGGTCGAAGGCGCGCTGCGTCCGGTCTCGCTGGCCGAGTTCGTCGGTCAGCAGAAGGTCCGCGGGCAGCTCCAGCTCCTGCTCGATGCGGCGCGCATCCAGCAGCGCCCCGCCGATCACATCCTGCTGTCCGGCCCGCCCGGGCTCGGCAAGACGACCCTGGCGATGATCGTCGCCCACGAAAGCGGTCGGCCGCTGCGCCTGTCGTCGGGCCCCGCCATCCAGCACGCCGGCGACCTCGCCGCCCTTCTGTCGAGCCTCGTTCCGGGGGAGGTGCTGTTCATCGACGAGATCCACCGCATGGCGCGCTCCGCCGAAGAGATGCTCTACCTCGCGATGGAGGACTTCCGGATCGACATCATGGTCGGCAAGGGGGCCGGTGCCACGAGCATCCCGCTGGACCTGGCCCCCTTCACCCTCGTGGGGGCGACGACGCGGTCGGGTCTGCTGCCCAATCCGCTGCGGGACCGCTTCGGCTTCACCGCGCATCTGGAGTACTACGAGCCGGACGAGCTCGAACGCGTCATCGCCCGGTCGGCGACCGTCCTCGGGGTCGATGTGCCGCCCGTCGCCCGCGACGAGATCGCTCGCCGCTCGCGGGGTACACCCCGTATCGCCAACCGCCTGCTGCGGCGCGTCCGCGACTACGTGATCGTGCACGGGGCATCGGACGCGGCGGCGACGGAGGGCGACGTTTCTGCCGCTCTGGAGCTCTACGATGTCGACGCGATCGGCCTCGACCGCCTCGACCGAGCGGTGCTGGATGCCGTCGTCCGCCGTTTCCGCGGCGGTCCGGTCGGTCTCAGCACGCTCGCGGTGACGGTGGGTGAGGAGGCTGAGACGATCGAGTCCGTCGTCGAGCCCTACCTCGTGCGGATCGGCTTCCTCGGGCGGACGCCGCGCGGCCGTGTGGCGACTCCCGAGGCGTACGCGCACCTGCGCGTGAGGCCGCCGTCCGAGGCGCTGAGACTCGATGTCCTATAA